One window from the genome of Aphelocoma coerulescens isolate FSJ_1873_10779 chromosome 19, UR_Acoe_1.0, whole genome shotgun sequence encodes:
- the MRPS23 gene encoding small ribosomal subunit protein mS23, which yields MAGSRTQKIGSVFSRTRNLVRIGIMEKPLWLDVYAAFPPLREPLYRVPRPRYGRVTDAIPPILYREDQERARFYKVYGNGPRPFDLTQLNFKSTCQRFIEKYNELKEEGKIEEEKLFEETGKALLASGIILQRRGTDKVAQQEQQGAASRDPALHLQLQTVLEELQEKRKDGEEQPPELAGTQKENPSPS from the exons ATGGCCGGGAGCCGCACGCAGAAGATCGGGAGCGTGTTCAGCCG GACGCGGAACCTGGTGCGCATCGGGATCATGGAGAAGCCGCTGTGGCTGGACGTGTACGCCGCGTTCCCGCCGCTGCGGGAGCCCCTGTACCGAGTGCCGCGGCCGCGCTACGGGCGGGTCACGGACGCGATCCCGCCCATCCTCTACCGGGAGGACCAAGAGCGAGC GCGATTTTACAAAGTTTATGGCAATGGCCCAAGACCTTTTGACCTGACACAGTTAAACTTCAAATCTACTTGCCAGAG GTTTATTGAGAAATACAATGAActgaaggaagaagggaagattGAAGAGGAGAAATTGTttgaagaaacaggaaaagccCTTTTGGCCAGTGGTATCATTTTACAGAGAAGAGGAACAGATAAA GtagcacagcaggagcagcagggtgcTGCATCCAGGGATCCTGCCCTGCACCTGCAGCTCCAAACTGTGCTGGAGGAACTgcaggagaagaggaaggacGGGGAGGAGCAACcaccagagctggcagggacacAGAAGGAGAATCCCTCTCCCTCCTGA